From Chlamydiota bacterium:
TTAGAAGAGGATGTGTTTGCAAAATGAAACATCAAGAAATTAACATGCGCGAAGCTTTAAGACAAGCCATCCAAGAAGAGATGGTACGAGATAAAAATGTCTTTGTCATGGGCGAAGAAGTGGGTGAATATAATGGCGCTTACAAAATCACAAAAGGATTGTTAGATCAGTTTGGCAAGCAGCGTATTGTCGATACACCCATCTCAGAGCTTGGATTTGCAGGCATTGGGATTGGCGCTGCGATGACAGGACTTAGGCCTATTATTGAATTCATGAGTTTTAATTTCTCTTTTGTCGGTTGTGATCAGATTATTTCTAATGCCGCAAAAATGCACTACATGTCAGGCGGGCGTTTTCACGTACCCATTGTTTTTCGAGGGCCTAATGGATCGGCTGCCCAAGTCTCTTGCCAGCATTCGCATTGCGTCGAGGCATTTTATTCTCTTTTCCCAGGACTTATTGTGATTTCCCCTTACACTGTTTACGATGCGAAAGGATTACTTAAATCAGCAATTCGCAATAATAATCCTGTGATCTTTTTAGAAAACGAACTTTCCTATGGCGTGAAACAAAGTATTCCTAAAGAAGAATACTTTGTGGAAATTGGAAAGGCCAATGTCTTGAAAAAAGGCAAAGATCTTACCTTGGTTTCAAACAGTCGTATGTTGAACTGGTGCGAAGAAGTGGCGGCTGAACTTTTCAGAGAAAAACAGATCGATATTGAGATTATTGATTTAAGAACCATCAAGCCTTTAGATATCACAACGATTGCAGAATCTGTCAAAAAAACGCACTTTTGCTGCATCGTGGAAGAAGGACACTATTTTACAGGTTTAAGTGCAGAAATTGCCTTTCAGATTCAGGAACATGTGTTTGATTATTTAGATGCGCCCATTAAACGCGTATGCCAAAAAGAAACA
This genomic window contains:
- the bfmBAB_1 gene encoding 2-oxoisovalerate dehydrogenase subunit beta, which translates into the protein MKHQEINMREALRQAIQEEMVRDKNVFVMGEEVGEYNGAYKITKGLLDQFGKQRIVDTPISELGFAGIGIGAAMTGLRPIIEFMSFNFSFVGCDQIISNAAKMHYMSGGRFHVPIVFRGPNGSAAQVSCQHSHCVEAFYSLFPGLIVISPYTVYDAKGLLKSAIRNNNPVIFLENELSYGVKQSIPKEEYFVEIGKANVLKKGKDLTLVSNSRMLNWCEEVAAELFREKQIDIEIIDLRTIKPLDITTIAESVKKTHFCCIVEEGHYFTGLSAEIAFQIQEHVFDYLDAPIKRVCQKETPMPYSKVLEHATLPNKLRIKAAILEMLRK